Proteins encoded within one genomic window of Thiothrix litoralis:
- a CDS encoding winged helix-turn-helix domain-containing protein — MNTVPNTYHLRGRFWIESPQGTFLGQGRVALLERIREHGSISAAARSIEMSYRQAWALVNSMNTYSHTPLVSSATGGKGGGGASLTETGEKAIALYHAVRADFDAFLAKRSESLTL; from the coding sequence ATGAATACAGTACCCAACACCTACCACCTGCGCGGACGCTTTTGGATCGAAAGCCCTCAAGGAACCTTCCTCGGTCAAGGCCGTGTTGCCTTGCTGGAACGTATCCGAGAACACGGCTCGATCAGCGCGGCGGCACGCTCCATCGAAATGTCTTACCGCCAAGCATGGGCACTCGTCAACTCAATGAACACGTACAGCCACACGCCGCTGGTCAGCAGTGCCACGGGCGGGAAGGGCGGCGGCGGCGCAAGCCTTACCGAAACGGGCGAAAAAGCCATTGCGCTTTACCATGCAGTCCGCGCTGATTTTGACGCTTTTCTGGCAAAGCGTTCTGAATCCCTGACCCTGTAA
- the atzF gene encoding allophanate hydrolase, producing MAWCYPCNAKPGRKWRRANVYWYWRCNNMAMSILNLTIPALQAAYRSGTLTPAQLLDELLIRCDSYAEHHIWITRLSREQLQPYLEALEGHSPDTLPLYGVPFAIKDNIDLAAIPTTAGCAEFAYVPSEDAFVVAQLLKAGAIPLGKTNLDQFATGLVGVRSPWGACRNSFNPNYLSGGSSSGSAVAVALGLVTFALGTDTAGSGRVPAAFNNIVGLKPSKGLLSTRGVVPACRSLDCVSIFAATTDDAAQVLALTAQFDAQDAYARPNPDTNRRNYGMPAKPAFRFAVPLAEQLQFFGNASAQACFAAAVEKLEGLGGECQRLDFTPFLQAAKLLYEGPWVAERRIATAGVDPAAMLPVIRDILAGQVEAKAEDLFGAQYQLQAYIQQVTPILAHFDCLLTPTAGTLYTIAEVEADPIRLNSHLGYYTNFMNLLDCAAVAMPAGFMENGLPFGVTLFARAFSDNRLLSLANRWQQALQLPLGATGVALPASTAPAVGVDDRIEVVVCGAHLQGLPLNWQLTERGGELVTKTYSAACYRLYALAGGPPFRPGMVRDEADGRAIEVEIWRLPTAQFGSFVAGIPAPLGIGKVELADGRWYSGFICEPYALASATDITQLGGWRAYMAAGLPTKNRTTARPH from the coding sequence ATGGCGTGGTGTTATCCCTGCAACGCCAAGCCGGGGCGCAAGTGGCGGCGGGCGAACGTTTACTGGTACTGGAGGTGCAATAATATGGCAATGTCGATACTCAACCTGACGATTCCGGCACTTCAGGCAGCCTATCGCAGCGGCACATTAACGCCTGCGCAATTGCTGGATGAACTGCTGATCCGCTGTGACAGCTATGCTGAGCACCATATCTGGATCACGCGCCTGAGCCGGGAACAGCTTCAGCCTTATCTGGAGGCGCTGGAAGGGCATAGCCCGGATACTTTGCCTTTGTATGGCGTGCCGTTTGCGATCAAGGACAATATCGATCTTGCCGCGATTCCGACCACTGCGGGGTGCGCCGAGTTTGCTTACGTGCCGTCCGAGGATGCGTTTGTGGTGGCGCAATTGCTCAAGGCGGGGGCCATTCCATTGGGGAAAACCAATCTGGATCAGTTTGCTACCGGCTTGGTGGGGGTACGTTCGCCGTGGGGGGCGTGCCGCAACAGTTTCAACCCGAACTACCTGTCTGGTGGGTCGAGTTCCGGTTCGGCGGTGGCAGTAGCGTTGGGGCTGGTAACGTTTGCCTTGGGAACGGATACCGCAGGTTCGGGGCGTGTGCCAGCGGCATTCAACAATATTGTGGGGCTGAAACCCAGCAAGGGTTTGCTGAGTACGCGCGGGGTTGTGCCAGCCTGCCGCAGTCTGGATTGCGTGAGTATTTTTGCCGCCACCACCGATGATGCAGCCCAAGTATTGGCACTGACTGCCCAGTTTGATGCGCAAGATGCCTATGCCCGCCCCAACCCGGATACCAACCGGCGCAATTACGGTATGCCTGCCAAGCCTGCGTTCCGTTTTGCCGTTCCGTTGGCAGAGCAATTGCAATTCTTTGGCAATGCCAGTGCGCAAGCCTGTTTCGCGGCGGCGGTGGAGAAATTGGAGGGTCTGGGCGGCGAATGTCAGCGGCTGGATTTTACCCCTTTTCTGCAAGCGGCAAAGCTGCTGTACGAAGGCCCTTGGGTGGCGGAGCGGCGCATTGCTACCGCAGGCGTTGATCCTGCGGCGATGTTGCCAGTGATCCGCGACATCCTTGCCGGTCAGGTCGAGGCGAAGGCGGAAGATCTGTTTGGGGCGCAATACCAGTTGCAAGCCTATATCCAGCAGGTGACGCCGATTCTGGCGCATTTCGATTGCCTGCTGACACCGACTGCCGGAACGCTGTACACCATTGCTGAGGTCGAAGCCGACCCGATCCGCCTCAATAGCCATCTGGGGTATTACACCAATTTCATGAATTTGCTGGATTGTGCGGCGGTGGCAATGCCTGCGGGCTTTATGGAAAATGGTTTGCCGTTTGGCGTGACCTTGTTTGCGCGGGCGTTTAGCGACAATCGTTTGCTGAGCCTTGCCAACCGTTGGCAGCAAGCCTTGCAACTGCCCTTGGGGGCAACGGGAGTGGCATTGCCCGCTTCAACCGCGCCTGCGGTTGGTGTTGATGACCGGATTGAGGTAGTGGTATGCGGCGCACACTTGCAAGGTTTGCCGCTGAACTGGCAGTTGACCGAGCGCGGTGGCGAGTTGGTGACGAAAACGTACAGCGCGGCCTGTTACCGCCTGTATGCCTTGGCAGGTGGCCCGCCATTCCGCCCCGGCATGGTCAGGGATGAAGCGGATGGCAGGGCGATTGAGGTGGAAATCTGGCGTTTGCCCACCGCGCAATTCGGCTCGTTTGTGGCGGGTATCCCCGCCCCGCTGGGGATAGGCAAGGTGGAACTGGCTGATGGGCGCTGGTACAGCGGGTTTATTTGCGAGCCGTATGCGCTGGCAAGTGCGACCGATATTACGCAATTGGGGGGCTGGCGGGCGTATATGGCGGCTGGCCTTCCAACGAAAAATAGAACAACAGCCCGACCACACTGA
- the modB gene encoding molybdate ABC transporter permease subunit: MLSPSDWSAIWLTFKLASLTTLILLVIGTPLAWHLARTRRWWKAPLSAVVALPIVLPPTVIGFYLLITLGPKGPIGQLTSALGWGTLPFTFTGLLVASVFYSLPFVVQPIQNAFETLDMRLMEAASTLRAKPLDAFFSVALPMARPGFLTACILGFAHTVGEFGVVLMIGGNIPDKTRVVSVQIYDHVESMEYAQAHWLAGGMVVFSFIVLLLMYTLNRGIRVSKI; encoded by the coding sequence ATGCTTTCCCCCAGTGATTGGTCTGCCATTTGGCTCACCTTTAAACTTGCCAGCCTGACGACTTTGATTTTGCTGGTCATTGGCACACCGCTGGCATGGCATCTGGCACGTACCCGCCGCTGGTGGAAAGCCCCGTTGAGCGCGGTGGTGGCGTTGCCGATTGTGCTGCCACCTACCGTGATCGGGTTTTACCTGTTGATCACCCTTGGCCCTAAAGGGCCGATTGGGCAATTGACCAGTGCGTTGGGCTGGGGAACATTGCCGTTCACCTTCACGGGTTTGCTGGTGGCTTCGGTGTTCTATTCGCTGCCGTTTGTGGTACAGCCCATCCAGAATGCGTTTGAAACGCTGGATATGCGGCTGATGGAGGCGGCAAGCACGCTGCGGGCAAAACCGCTGGATGCGTTTTTCAGCGTGGCGTTACCGATGGCTCGCCCCGGTTTTCTCACTGCCTGCATTCTGGGGTTTGCGCATACCGTGGGCGAATTCGGCGTGGTGTTAATGATCGGCGGCAATATTCCCGACAAAACCCGCGTGGTGTCAGTACAGATTTACGACCATGTGGAGTCAATGGAATACGCGCAAGCCCACTGGTTGGCGGGTGGCATGGTGGTGTTTTCCTTCATCGTGTTGTTGCTGATGTATACGCTTAACCGTGGGATTAGGGTGTCAAAAATATGA
- the modA gene encoding molybdate ABC transporter substrate-binding protein produces MKLFKHTLLAAAIACSTASAWADEVQVAVASNFSKPLEAIAEKFKAASGHELKISAGATGKLYAQIENGAPFEVFISADSKTPKKLVENKMAEADTQFTYAFGKLVLWSSTEGYVDDKGEVLRKGDFKHLAIANPKTAPYGEAGMAVMEKLGLTATITPKLVTGENITQTYDFVSTGNAELGFVALSQVQKDGKLKGGSAWIVPAEMYQPMAQDAVLLSSAKDSAAAKALLEFLKGEEAQAIISSYGYGLPEKTTEAK; encoded by the coding sequence ATGAAACTGTTTAAACACACCCTGCTTGCCGCCGCTATCGCTTGCAGCACTGCCAGCGCGTGGGCGGATGAAGTGCAAGTCGCCGTTGCCTCCAATTTCTCCAAGCCACTGGAAGCCATTGCGGAAAAATTCAAAGCTGCCAGCGGGCATGAGTTGAAAATCTCCGCCGGTGCAACCGGCAAGCTGTACGCCCAGATCGAAAACGGCGCACCGTTTGAAGTGTTCATTTCCGCCGATAGCAAGACCCCGAAAAAGCTGGTCGAAAACAAAATGGCAGAAGCTGACACTCAATTTACCTACGCTTTCGGCAAGCTGGTGTTGTGGAGCAGTACTGAGGGTTATGTGGATGACAAAGGTGAGGTATTGCGCAAAGGCGACTTCAAGCATCTGGCGATTGCCAACCCCAAAACCGCGCCTTACGGTGAAGCAGGTATGGCTGTGATGGAAAAGCTGGGGCTGACAGCCACGATTACCCCTAAGTTGGTAACGGGCGAAAACATTACCCAAACCTATGATTTTGTCTCGACCGGCAATGCCGAGCTGGGCTTTGTCGCACTGTCACAGGTGCAAAAAGACGGCAAACTCAAGGGCGGTTCGGCGTGGATCGTACCAGCGGAGATGTACCAACCGATGGCGCAGGATGCGGTATTGCTCAGCAGTGCCAAAGACAGTGCCGCCGCTAAAGCCTTGCTGGAATTCCTCAAAGGGGAAGAGGCGCAAGCCATTATCAGCAGTTACGGCTATGGTTTGCCTGAAAAAACGACCGAGGCAAAATAA
- a CDS encoding TOBE domain-containing protein — protein sequence MKEITKQMQQLMATPLRHGRRWDYLELLERIDATGSISAASKAMGMSYKAAWEAVLMVNNLSEEPVVERQAGGQHGGGTNLTAYGRRMVMVYRHLEKEHARILSQLGQVADNFEQYFQLIRKFDMQTSSRNQFLGTVTKVTNGPINSEVILDIGGGDELVAVITHNSVDHLGLAPGVQAYALVKAPWVILAKDDGKIKTSARNNLRGTIVSLQEGAVNAEVIIELPGGKTVTAIITNDSVQDMELKVGDKACALIKASHIIIAVSN from the coding sequence ATGAAAGAAATCACCAAGCAAATGCAACAACTGATGGCAACCCCGTTACGCCACGGGCGACGCTGGGACTATCTGGAATTACTGGAACGCATTGATGCCACCGGCTCAATTTCCGCCGCTTCCAAAGCGATGGGGATGAGCTACAAAGCCGCGTGGGAAGCGGTGCTAATGGTCAACAACCTGTCAGAAGAACCCGTGGTCGAACGGCAAGCGGGTGGACAACACGGCGGCGGCACCAACCTGACCGCTTACGGGCGGCGCATGGTGATGGTTTACCGCCATCTGGAAAAAGAACACGCCCGTATCCTCTCGCAACTGGGGCAGGTGGCGGACAATTTCGAGCAATATTTTCAACTGATAAGGAAATTCGACATGCAAACCAGCAGCCGGAACCAGTTTCTTGGCACTGTCACCAAAGTGACCAACGGGCCGATTAATTCCGAAGTCATCCTCGACATTGGTGGCGGTGACGAACTCGTTGCTGTCATTACCCACAACAGCGTTGACCATCTTGGCCTTGCCCCCGGCGTACAAGCCTACGCACTGGTCAAAGCCCCGTGGGTGATCCTCGCCAAGGACGACGGCAAGATCAAAACCAGCGCCCGCAACAATTTGCGCGGCACGATCGTCAGCTTGCAAGAAGGTGCGGTCAATGCCGAAGTCATCATTGAATTACCCGGTGGCAAAACCGTCACCGCGATTATTACCAACGACAGTGTGCAGGATATGGAACTGAAAGTCGGGGACAAAGCCTGCGCTTTGATCAAGGCATCGCACATTATCATTGCTGTATCCAATTGA
- a CDS encoding PDC sensor domain-containing protein: MSEMSYIQIIEHYHQHTASINELMGSILSGINDETLFQDEARQQKAIDCLMESYPFVDLPYTLDPSGQQLSHNVAPGNTLADQQGGVGKDRSHRPYFLQAKDSRATIVTAPYLSVASRSLCISAAVEVRSATDVLLGYIVLDIDLSRTIEFLMGDSQRLKFSVLFKSIYAAIALGLFSVVGLLFYFSLEGQPPYTPASPPIA, translated from the coding sequence ATGTCTGAAATGAGTTACATCCAGATCATCGAGCATTACCACCAACACACCGCCTCGATCAACGAGCTGATGGGGTCTATCCTCAGCGGCATCAACGACGAAACCTTGTTTCAAGATGAGGCTCGCCAACAGAAAGCCATTGATTGCCTTATGGAAAGTTACCCGTTTGTGGACTTGCCCTACACCCTCGACCCTAGCGGGCAGCAACTCAGCCACAATGTCGCCCCCGGTAACACCTTGGCTGATCAGCAAGGCGGCGTGGGCAAAGACCGCAGCCACCGCCCGTATTTTCTACAAGCCAAAGACAGCCGTGCCACCATCGTCACTGCACCGTATTTGTCGGTTGCCAGCCGCAGCTTGTGCATTTCGGCGGCGGTGGAGGTGCGTTCTGCTACCGATGTCTTGCTGGGTTACATCGTGCTGGACATTGATTTGTCACGCACCATCGAGTTTTTGATGGGCGATTCGCAGCGGCTCAAGTTCAGTGTGCTGTTTAAGAGCATCTACGCCGCGATTGCGCTGGGCTTGTTCAGTGTGGTCGGGCTGTTGTTCTATTTTTCGTTGGAAGGCCAGCCGCCATATACGCCCGCCAGCCCCCCAATTGCGTAA
- the clpX gene encoding ATP-dependent Clp protease ATP-binding subunit ClpX codes for MSDKTAACSFCGQEQTAHIPLIAGMNGHICEACVRLAHQVISTWSRKRSMSEPLKTPPKPLQIKAILDGYVIGQDTAKETLAVAVYNHFKRLNLETDKPRICTRTDKSVVELDKSNILLLGPSGTGKTLLASTLARIVGVPFVIADATTLTQAGYVGEDVESIIARLLDSADGNKELAEWGIVYIDEIDKLARSGENSHGTRDVGGEGVQQALLKLVEGTTVKVTAKGRKDQAPVMLDTRNILFIVGGAFSGLEKLLEKRLKPGAKGIGFHSTHTPDDPKADKLRLFSEVQPEDLRHFGLIPEFIGRFPVITALHELDEDALVRILTEPQNALTKQYQQLFALDNAELEFTNEALRAIAQKAIAHGTGARGLRGVLETLLRKLMFTLPSEENVSRCVVTEDVVKGEAEITLEYREPETTQIEATA; via the coding sequence ATGAGCGATAAAACAGCCGCCTGTTCCTTCTGCGGACAAGAGCAAACCGCGCACATCCCACTGATTGCCGGGATGAACGGACACATTTGCGAAGCCTGCGTGCGCCTTGCCCACCAAGTCATCAGCACCTGGAGCCGCAAGCGCAGCATGAGCGAACCGCTCAAAACCCCGCCCAAACCGCTGCAAATCAAGGCGATCCTCGACGGCTACGTAATCGGGCAAGACACCGCCAAAGAAACCCTTGCCGTCGCGGTTTACAACCATTTCAAACGCCTGAATCTGGAAACCGACAAGCCGCGCATCTGCACCCGCACAGACAAATCAGTGGTCGAACTCGACAAATCCAACATCCTGCTGCTAGGGCCTTCCGGCACGGGCAAAACCCTGTTGGCCAGCACCTTGGCGCGGATCGTCGGCGTACCTTTCGTCATCGCCGATGCCACCACTCTGACGCAAGCAGGCTACGTCGGTGAAGACGTGGAAAGCATCATTGCCCGCCTGCTCGACAGCGCCGATGGCAACAAAGAACTGGCAGAATGGGGCATCGTTTACATCGACGAAATCGACAAGCTCGCCCGCAGCGGTGAAAACTCGCATGGCACGCGCGATGTGGGCGGCGAAGGCGTGCAACAAGCCCTGCTCAAACTGGTGGAAGGCACGACCGTCAAAGTCACCGCCAAAGGCCGCAAAGACCAAGCACCGGTGATGCTCGACACGCGCAATATCCTGTTTATCGTTGGCGGCGCATTCTCAGGTCTGGAAAAGCTGCTGGAAAAACGCCTGAAACCGGGCGCAAAAGGCATCGGCTTCCACTCCACGCACACGCCGGATGACCCCAAAGCCGACAAGCTGCGCCTGTTCAGCGAAGTGCAACCGGAAGACTTACGCCATTTCGGGCTGATCCCCGAATTCATCGGACGCTTCCCGGTCATCACCGCGCTGCACGAACTCGACGAAGACGCGCTGGTGCGCATCCTCACCGAACCGCAAAACGCCCTGACCAAGCAATACCAGCAACTGTTCGCGCTGGATAATGCCGAACTGGAATTCACCAACGAGGCACTGCGGGCGATTGCACAGAAAGCCATTGCGCATGGCACGGGGGCACGCGGTTTGCGCGGGGTACTGGAAACCTTGTTGCGCAAGCTGATGTTTACCTTACCATCGGAAGAGAATGTGTCACGGTGTGTAGTAACAGAAGACGTAGTGAAGGGCGAAGCCGAGATTACGCTGGAATACCGCGAACCGGAAACCACCCAAATCGAAGCCACCGCGTAG
- the modC gene encoding molybdenum ABC transporter ATP-binding protein — protein sequence MSNTPHDNLHARFQLSFSGFQLETDLQLPGRGVTALFGHSGSGKTTLLRCIAGLQRPDSGFLQVRGQVWQDSAKGVFLPTHQRPLGDVFQEASLFPHLTARKNMDYGRKRAAQSANDAELAAIVEMLGIEHLLDKIPAQLSGGERQRVGIARALALKPQVLLMDEPLAALDLKRKQEILPFLERLHRELDIPILYVTHSPQEVAQLADHLVVLEAGRVVASGALAEVLTRLDSPMAQGKEASSVLQVKVWDHEPEFHLSHVGFAGGVISLPYQQATAVGTPLRLRIDARDVSLTLQQPAQTSILNVLPASITGMAKPVAGQVMVRLNMGGVPLLAHITQKSAVQLGLKVGMAVFAQIKATAIV from the coding sequence ATGAGCAATACACCACACGACAATTTACACGCCCGCTTTCAACTGTCTTTTAGTGGCTTCCAGTTGGAAACCGATTTGCAATTGCCGGGGCGTGGTGTAACCGCATTGTTTGGGCATTCCGGCTCTGGCAAAACCACCTTGTTGCGCTGCATTGCCGGATTGCAACGCCCGGACAGTGGTTTCCTGCAAGTGCGTGGGCAGGTGTGGCAAGACAGCGCGAAGGGGGTATTTTTGCCGACGCACCAACGCCCCTTGGGGGATGTGTTTCAGGAAGCCAGCCTGTTCCCGCATCTGACCGCACGCAAGAATATGGATTACGGGCGCAAACGTGCCGCGCAATCCGCCAATGATGCCGAACTGGCAGCGATTGTGGAGATGCTGGGAATTGAGCATTTGTTGGATAAAATCCCTGCGCAATTATCCGGCGGGGAACGCCAGCGGGTCGGCATTGCCCGCGCCCTTGCCCTCAAGCCGCAAGTGTTGCTGATGGATGAACCGCTTGCTGCGCTCGACCTCAAACGCAAGCAGGAAATCCTGCCGTTTCTGGAACGCTTGCACCGCGAACTCGACATTCCGATTTTGTACGTGACGCATTCACCGCAGGAAGTGGCCCAGCTTGCCGACCATCTGGTGGTGCTGGAAGCAGGCAGGGTGGTGGCTTCGGGCGCATTGGCGGAGGTGCTGACGCGGCTGGATTCGCCAATGGCGCAAGGCAAAGAAGCCTCCAGCGTCTTGCAGGTGAAAGTGTGGGATCATGAGCCGGAGTTTCATCTCAGTCACGTCGGTTTTGCCGGGGGCGTGATCAGCTTGCCTTACCAGCAGGCAACGGCAGTGGGTACGCCGTTACGTTTGCGCATTGATGCCCGCGATGTCAGTTTGACGCTGCAACAACCGGCGCAAACCAGCATCCTTAATGTGTTGCCCGCCAGTATTACCGGTATGGCAAAGCCAGTGGCAGGGCAGGTGATGGTGCGTTTGAACATGGGCGGCGTGCCATTGCTGGCACACATTACCCAGAAATCAGCGGTGCAACTGGGGTTGAAGGTGGGGATGGCGGTGTTTGCGCAGATCAAGGCCACCGCGATTGTGTAG